In Cydia splendana chromosome 25, ilCydSple1.2, whole genome shotgun sequence, a single genomic region encodes these proteins:
- the LOC134802945 gene encoding chorion class CA protein ERA.1-like, translating to MCRFVVLAIFIQACLLQMVLSQSCGCNQYSYGSSGLSSQSCGSYGGTGTGQVGVSGNIDACGNTCVTGSVPVLGSVDFGGCVPACGSVSISGQCGCGCQ from the exons ATGTGTCGCTTCGTAGTCCTTGCTATCTTCATCCAGGCCTGCCTGCTCCAG ATGGTTCTGAGCCAGTCATGCGGTTGTAACCAGTACTCATACGGTTCGTCCGGACTGAGCTCACAGAGCTGCGGCTCGTACGGCGGCACCGGCACCGGACAGGTGGGCGTGTCCGGCAACATCGACGCGTGCGGTAATACCTGCGTGACCGGCTCCGTGCCCGTGCTCGGCTCCGTGGACTTCGGCGGCTGCGTGCCCGCCTGCGGCTCCGTTTCCATCTCCGGACagtgcggatgcggatgtcagtGA
- the LOC134802831 gene encoding chorion class high-cysteine HCA protein 12-like isoform X3, producing the protein MSRFVVLAIFVQACLLQMVLSQTCGCNQYSYGSSGLSSQSCGSYGGTGTGQVGVSGNIDACGQTCVVGSVPVLGSVDFGGCVGACGSVSICGQCGCGCN; encoded by the exons ATGTCTCGCTTCGTAGTCCTCGCTATCTTCGTCCAGGCTTGCCTACTTCag ATGGTTCTGAGCCAGACATGCGGTTGTAACCAATACTCATACGGTTCGTCCGGACTGAGCTCACAGAGCTGCGGCTCGTACGGCGGCACCGGCACCGGACAGGTGGGCGTGTCCGGCAACATCGACGCGTGCGGCCAGACCTGCGTCGTCGGCTCCGTGCCCGTGCTCGGCTCCGTTGACTTCGGTGGATGCGTGGGCGCCTGCGGCTCCGTGTCCATCTGCGGACagtgcggatgcggatgcaatTAA
- the LOC134802840 gene encoding chorion class CB protein M5H4-like isoform X1 yields the protein MVFKVTVICAFAFLIQSIAGQNCGCSCQSISIPSSGGALNIQSIGPITPSGIAVATELGLSGNLDLSGALPYLSAVAFEGQFDTSGSAPVCYGCGDSVAITQQIGGSSGCGCGRR from the exons ATGGTCTTCAAAGTTACCGTCATCTGCGCTTTTGCCTTCTTGATACAG AGTATCGCCGGACAGAACTGCGGCTGCAGCTGCCAATCGATCAGCATTCCCAGCAGCGGCGGTGCCCTGAACATTCAGTCTATCGGCCCCATTACTCCGTCCGGCATCGCCGTGGCCACGGAGCTGGGCCTGTCCGGCAACCTGGACCTCTCCGGCGCGCTGCCGTACCTGAGCGCGGTGGCGTTCGAGGGCCAGTTCGATACCAGCGGCTCGGCGCCGGTGTGCTACGGCTGCGGGGACAGCGTCGCCATCACCCAGCAGATCGGCGGCTCCAGCGGATGCGGATGTGGCAGACGCTAA
- the LOC134802657 gene encoding chorion class CB protein M5H4-like has product MVFKVTVICAFAFLIQSIAGQNCGCSCQSISIPSSGGALNIQSIGPITPSGIAVATELGLSGNLDLSGALPYLSAVAFEGQFDTSGSAPVCYGCGDSVAITQQIGGSSGCGCGRR; this is encoded by the exons ATGGTCTTCAAAGTTACCGTCATCTGCGCTTTTGCCTTCTTGATACAG AGTATCGCCGGACAGAACTGCGGCTGCAGCTGCCAATCGATCAGCATCCCCAGCAGCGGCGGCGCCCTGAACATTCAGTCTATCGGCCCCATTACTCCGTCCGGCATCGCCGTGGCCACGGAGCTGGGCCTGTCCGGCAACCTGGACCTGTCCGGCGCGCTGCCGTACCTGAGCGCGGTGGCGTTCGAGGGCCAGTTCGACACCAGCGGCTCGGCGCCGGTGTGCTACGGCTGCGGGGACAGCGTCGCCATCACCCAGCAGATCGGCGGCTCCAGCGGATGCGGATGTGGCAGACGCTAA
- the LOC134802837 gene encoding chorion class CB protein M5H4-like isoform X2: protein MVFKVAVICAFAFLVQSIAAQRSCGCQCQSISIPSSGGALNIQAIGPITPSGIAVATELGLSGDLDLSGALPYLSAVAFEGQFDTSGSAPVCYGCGDCVAITQQIGGSSGCGCGRR, encoded by the exons ATGGTCTTCAAGGTTGCCGTCATTTGCGCTTTTGCCTTTTTGGTACAG AGCATTGCTGCTCAGAGGAGCTGTGGTTGCCAATGCCAATCGATCAGCATCCCCAGCAGCGGCGGCGCCCTGAACATTCAGGCCATCGGCCCCATTACTCCGTCCGGCATCGCCGTGGCCACGGAGCTGGGCCTGTCCGGCGACCTGGACCTGTCCGGTGCGCTGCCGTACCTGAGCGCGGTGGCGTTCGAGGGCCAGTTCGACACCAGCGGCTCGGCGCCGGTGTGCTACGGCTGCGGGGACTGCGTCGCCATCACGCAGCAGATCGGCGGCTCcagcggatgcggatgcggcaGACgctaa
- the LOC134802835 gene encoding chorion class CB protein M5H4-like, whose amino-acid sequence MAFKTVVICAFAFLVQSISAQRSCGCQCQSISIPSSGGALNIQAIGPIVPSGIAVATELGLSGDLDLSGALPYLSAVAFEGQFDTSGSAPVCYGCGDCVAITQQIGGSSGCGCGRR is encoded by the exons ATGGCATTCAAGACTGTTGTCATCTGTGCTTTTGCCTTTTTGGTCCAG AGCATTTCTGCTCAGAGAAGCTGTGGTTGTCAATGCCAATCCATCAGCATCCCTAGCAGCGGCGGCGCCCTGAACATTCAGGCTATCGGGCCCATCGTGCCGTCTGGCATCGCCGTCGCCACGGAGCTGGGCCTGTCCGGCGACCTGGACCTGTCCGGCGCGCTGCCGTACCTGAGCGCGGTGGCGTTCGAGGGCCAGTTCGACACCAGCGGCTCGGCGCCGGTGTGCTACGGCTGCGGGGACTGCGTCGCCATCACCCAGCAAATCGGTGGCTCcagcggatgcggatgcggcaGACGCTAA
- the LOC134802833 gene encoding chorion class CA protein ERA.1-like, whose translation MSRFVVLAIFIQACLLQMVLGQSCGCNQYSYGSSGLSSQSCGSYGGTGTGQVGVSGDIDACGNTCVTGSVPVLGSVDFGGCVPACGSVSISGQCGCGCQ comes from the exons ATGTCTCGCTTCGTAGTCCTCGCTATCTTCATCCAGGCCTGCCTGCTCCAG ATGGTTCTGGGCCAGTCATGCGGTTGTAACCAGTACTCATACGGTTCGTCCGGACTGAGCTCACAGAGCTGCGGCTCGTACGGCGGCACCGGCACCGGACAGGTGGGCGTGTCCGGCGACATCGACGCGTGCGGCAACACCTGCGTGACCGGCTCCGTGCCCGTGCTCGGCTCCGTGGACTTCGGTGGCTGCGTGCCCGCCTGCGGCTCCGTGTCCATCTCCGGACagtgcggatgcggatgtcagtGA
- the LOC134802845 gene encoding chorion class CA protein ERA.1-like, with amino-acid sequence MSRFVVLAIFIQACLLQMVLSQSCGCNQYSYGSSGLSSQSCGSYGGTGTGQVGVSGNIDACGNTCVTGSVPVLGSVDFGGCVPACGSVSISGQCGCGCQ; translated from the exons ATGTCTCGGTTCGTAGTCCTCGCTATCTTCATCCAGGCCTGCCTGCTCCAG ATGGTTCTGAGCCAGTCATGCGGTTGTAACCAGTACTCATACGGTTCGTCCGGACTGAGCTCACAGAGCTGCGGCTCGTACGGCGGCACCGGCACCGGACAGGTGGGCGTGTCCGGCAACATCGACGCGTGCGGTAATACCTGCGTGACCGGCTCCGTGCCCGTGCTCGGCTCCGTGGACTTCGGCGGCTGCGTGCCCGCCTGCGGCTCCGTTTCCATCTCCGGACagtgcggatgcggatgtcagtGA
- the LOC134802840 gene encoding chorion class high-cysteine HCB protein 13-like isoform X2 produces the protein MVFKVTVICAFAFLIQSIAGQNCGCSCKSISIPSSGGALNIQAISPITPSGIAVATELGLSGDLDLSGAVPYLSAVAFEGQFDTSGSAPVCYGCGDSVAITQQIGGSSGCGCGRR, from the exons ATGGTCTTCAAAGTTACCGTCATCTGCGCTTTTGCCTTCTTGATACAG AGTATTGCTGGACAGAACTGCGGGTGCAGTTGCAAATCTATCAGCATTCCCAGCAGCGGCGGCGCCCTGAATATACAGGCTATCAGCCCCATTACTCCGTCCGGCATCGCCGTGGCTACGGAGCTGGGCCTGTCCGGCGACCTGGACCTGTCCGGCGCGGTGCCGTACCTGAGCGCGGTGGCGTTCGAGGGCCAGTTCGACACCAGCGGCTCGGCGCCGGTGTGCTACGGCTGCGGGGACAGCGTCGCCATCACGCAGCAGATCGGCGGCTCCAGCGGATGCGGTTGCGGCAGACGCTAA
- the LOC134802900 gene encoding chorion class CA protein ERA.1-like, with the protein MSRFVVLAIFIQACLLQMVLSQSCGCNQYSYGSSGLSSQSCGSYGGTGTGQVGVSGDIDACGNTCVTGSVPVLGSVDFGGCVPACGSVSISGQCGCGCQ; encoded by the exons ATGTCTCGCTTCGTAGTCCTTGCTATCTTCATCCAGGCCTGCCTGCTCCAG ATGGTTCTGAGCCAGTCATGCGGTTGTAACCAGTACTCATACGGTTCGTCCGGACTGAGCTCACAGAGCTGCGGCTCGTACGGCGGCACCGGCACCGGACAGGTGGGCGTGTCCGGCGACATCGACGCGTGCGGCAACACCTGCGTGACCGGCTCCGTGCCCGTGCTCGGCTCCGTGGACTTCGGTGGCTGCGTGCCCGCCTGCGGCTCCGTGTCCATCTCCGGACagtgcggatgcggatgtcagtGA
- the LOC134802837 gene encoding chorion class CB protein M5H4-like isoform X1, with amino-acid sequence MVFKVTVICAFAFLIQSIAAQRSCGCQCQSISIPSSGGALNIQAIGPITPSGIAVATELGLSGDLDLSGALPYLSAVAFEGQFDTSGSAPVCYGCGDCVAITQQIGGSSGCGCGRR; translated from the exons ATGGTCTTCAAAGTTACCGTCATCTGCGCTTTTGCCTTTTTGATACAG AGCATTGCTGCTCAGAGGAGCTGTGGTTGCCAATGCCAATCGATCAGCATCCCCAGCAGCGGCGGCGCCCTGAACATTCAGGCCATCGGCCCCATTACTCCGTCCGGCATCGCCGTGGCCACGGAGCTGGGCCTGTCCGGCGACCTGGACCTGTCCGGTGCGCTGCCGTACCTGAGCGCGGTGGCGTTCGAGGGCCAGTTCGACACCAGCGGCTCGGCGCCGGTGTGCTACGGCTGCGGGGACTGCGTCGCCATCACGCAGCAGATCGGCGGCTCcagcggatgcggatgcggcaGACgctaa
- the LOC134802973 gene encoding piggyBac transposable element-derived protein 4, protein MRDDEIENVLFYGSDADDSEDDEGEERFPIVLPRVSRVYLSDIDSDDEIESSTTVEYSWPPPNPVPATSVVEPTEPAPTPIIEPTEQPTTAADCPAPYPEKLRFVWRQFPQPQVSPNLRRESFSQANRRTALYTNPYEAFVAIWDRSIIEHVANETNKYAQQLAAAMLLQGIAPNSRIIRWVDTTVDELYTYFALNLAMGIVVKSRLDEYWNTTKDIFCTPEFSTNMSIDRFLLLSKCLHFNDNATCTADRLSNDEAKLHKLLPIVQHLNIKLSSLYTLGQNIALDESLTQWKGWLNIKNHIPNKAAQVGIKTYEICESQTGYLWRFQVEAKQSVTNQNEQDPISGKIPTLVLKLLRGLEHKGHTVWMDNYYNSPALARELKLLGFDCVGTLRTNRQFVPVELTNLTNRDMNVGQVCGCTSGDVDLIVWRDKKRVALISTYHGLTTLECGGIVKPALIHDYNICMGGVDKKDQMLAMYPIERTRTKVWYKKFFKRLLNASTLNAFIMLKQNDPSMTHRNFRKYLVIQLLQRHKPVSPRPPAILTIPGRHMPKYFEKVLQHAGYPRHRRRKCVVCRKPTISYCEGCDGKALCVSSCFSLYHP, encoded by the exons ATGCGGGATGATGAAATAGAAAACGTTCTCTTTTATG GCAGTGACGCAGACGACAGCGAAGACGATGAAGGCGAAGAACGGTTTCCTATAGTTTTGCCAAGAGTATCCCGGGTGTACTTATCTGACATCGACAGTGATGACGAAATAGAGTCATCAACAACCGTGGAGTACTCTTGGCCACCTCCAAATCCAGTCCCTGCTACTTCGGTTGTCGAACCTACGGAGCCAGCACCAACCCCAATTATAGAGCCCACAGAGCAGCCAACAACAGCCGCAGATTGTCCAGCTCCTTATCCAGAGAAATTAAGGTTTGTATGGAGACAGTTCCCACAGCCTCAAGTTTCACCAAACTTAAGAAGGGAAAGCTTCTCCCAGGCTAATAGACGCACTGCTCTTTATACCAACCCTTACGAAGCATTCGTTGCAATATGGGATCGTTCTATTATTGAGCATGTAGCCAACGAAACAAATAAATACGCTCAGCAGTTAGCAGCGGCAATGCTGCTGCAGGGAATCGCTCCCAATAGCAGAATAATAAGATGGGTAGACACAACAGTGGACGagttatatacttattttgctTTAAATTTGGCCATGGGTATCGTAGTGAAAAGCCGTCTAGACGAGTATTGGAACACCACCAAAGACATATTTTGTACTCCAGAATTCTCCACCAATATGTCTATCGACCGCTTTTTACTGCTGAGCAAGTGTTTGCACTTTAACGACAATGCCACATGTACCGCTGACAGACTTTCAAATGATGAAGCGAAATTGCATAAATTGTTGCCTATTGTGCAGCATCTCAATATTAAATTATCTTCATTGTACACTTTAGGCCAAAATATTGCATTAGACGAAAGTTTAACACAATGGAAGGGTTGGCTAAATATTAAAAACCACATACCTAACAAGGCAGCACAAGTAGGCATTAAAACTTATGAAATATGCGAATCCCAAACGGGCTACCTATGGCGATTTCAGGTAGAGGCAAAACAGAGCGTCACAAACCAGAATGAGCAGGATCCCATATCTGGAAAAATACCGACTCTTGTGCTTAAACTTCTCCGTGGTTTGGAGCACAAGGGTCACACAGTATGGATGGACAACTATTATAACTCCCCTGCTCTAGCGAGGGAGTTGAAGCTTTTGGGGTTTGACTGCGTTGGTACTCTACGCACAAATCGTCAATTCGTTCCCGTTGAGTTGACAAATTTGACAAATAGGGATATGAATGTCGGCCAGGTGTGCGGTTGCACATCCGGAGATGTTGACCTTATTGTATGGCGAGATAAGAAGCGTGTTGCTCTTATTTCGACATACCATGGCTTAACAACTCTGGAATGCGGTGGCATAGTCAAACCTGCTCTCATACACGATTATAATATCTGTATGGGAGGGGTTGATAAAAAAGACCAAATGCTAGCCATGTACCCCATAGAACGGACACGCACAAAAGTGTGGTataaaaaatttttcaaacGGCTACTAAATGCTAGCACATTAAATGCGTTTATAATGCTTAAACAAAACGACCCGTCAATGACACACCGAAATTTTCGTAAATACTTGGTGATTCAGTTGCTTCAGCGTCACAAGCCAGTCTCGCCACGTCCACCGGCAATTTTAACCATACCCGGAAGGCATATGcctaaatattttgaaaaagtgTTACAACATGCTGGTTATCCTCGGCATCGACGAAGGAAATGTGTTGTGTGCCGCAAACCCACAATTTCATACTGCGAAGGGTGTGATGGCAAGGCTTTGTGCGTATCGTCATGCTTTTCACTGTATCATCCTTAG